A single Thermaerobacter sp. FW80 DNA region contains:
- a CDS encoding DUF503 domain-containing protein — MPAFVGLCRVTLAVPGSTSLKDKRRVLRSILDRLRQRYALAVAEVGAQEAWQRAEVAFACVSSEARRCEAILEECLRWLETRSDIELLEVDREIL, encoded by the coding sequence ATGCCAGCCTTCGTTGGACTCTGCCGGGTGACGCTGGCGGTTCCCGGCAGCACCTCCCTGAAGGACAAGCGGCGGGTGCTCCGCAGCATCCTGGACAGGCTGCGCCAGCGGTACGCCCTGGCGGTGGCGGAGGTCGGCGCCCAGGAGGCGTGGCAACGGGCGGAGGTCGCCTTCGCCTGCGTCAGCAGCGAGGCCCGCCGCTGTGAGGCCATCCTGGAGGAGTGCCTCCGCTGGCTGGAGACCCGATCGGACATCGAGCTGCTGGAGGTCGACAGGGAGATCCTCTGA
- the rbfA gene encoding 30S ribosome-binding factor RbfA yields the protein MRRTMRGQVMGVSVKRRERIADAIQEALAEILRRVKDPRVGMVGVTGVELSPDLRHAKVRISVIGDDAARQRAMEGLERARGFIRSELGRAVRLRHVPELDFRLDESAAYSVRIAQLLRQIRAQEAGTAPAGPAGGAGGAEGDREATSAGSGAGAGGADGGGEGPRGQADGR from the coding sequence GTGCGGCGGACCATGCGGGGGCAGGTGATGGGCGTGTCGGTGAAGCGCCGCGAACGGATCGCCGATGCCATCCAGGAGGCGCTGGCGGAGATCCTGCGTCGCGTCAAGGATCCGCGGGTGGGCATGGTGGGCGTGACCGGCGTCGAGCTCTCCCCCGACCTCCGTCACGCCAAGGTCCGCATCAGCGTCATCGGCGACGATGCGGCCCGCCAGCGGGCCATGGAGGGCCTCGAGCGGGCGCGCGGGTTCATCCGCTCGGAGTTGGGCCGCGCCGTCCGGCTGCGCCACGTGCCCGAGCTGGACTTCCGCCTCGACGAGTCGGCCGCCTACAGCGTGCGCATCGCCCAGCTCCTGCGCCAGATTCGGGCCCAGGAGGCCGGAACGGCCCCGGCGGGTCCCGCGGGCGGTGCGGGCGGGGCGGAAGGGGACCGCGAGGCGACGTCGGCGGGGTCCGGCGCCGGGGCCGGTGGGGCGGACGGCGGTGGCGAGGGACCGAGGGGGCAGGCGGATGGTCGGTGA
- a CDS encoding bifunctional oligoribonuclease/PAP phosphatase NrnA — protein sequence MVGDRGGAMGPEGARGTAAGGSAGPAGEGGPEAVVGRHPVGGRPDPHTPSPAAVPPPGERPVTAAGAGAAAAAGEGGGGADVPPGDGGFAQVVAALRAGRRFALFLHLSPDGDSIGSTLALGLALERLGKRTIWVGADLPGEAYRFLPGGDRFRLWNEVEEDWSQYDAAILLDCADLDRVGPARSAIERIGRIINVDHHPSNRRYGDVNYIEPSAAAVGEITARLIDALGVPLDAAMAYGIYTAILTDTGSFQYENTRPETLRLAARLLELGVEPQRVAQSVFEQRPLRVLRLLREALGTLEVGAGGRLAWMTVSRAMMDRVGAQRGDTEGFVNYPRSLAGVEVALLFVEEPDGRVRVSWRSNHEVDVSQLAARFGGGGHARAAGCTLPGPLDKVRVQVLRDVVRHLEERAASGGPAPDAGRGGVAGREERP from the coding sequence ATGGTCGGTGACCGGGGAGGCGCCATGGGACCGGAGGGGGCTCGCGGGACGGCGGCGGGCGGGTCGGCCGGCCCGGCCGGCGAGGGCGGCCCGGAGGCGGTCGTCGGGCGCCACCCGGTCGGCGGCCGCCCTGATCCCCACACCCCGTCGCCGGCTGCCGTGCCCCCTCCAGGGGAGCGGCCGGTGACGGCGGCCGGGGCGGGCGCCGCGGCCGCGGCTGGCGAGGGCGGGGGCGGTGCCGACGTCCCGCCGGGGGACGGCGGGTTCGCCCAGGTGGTGGCGGCCCTCCGGGCCGGGCGCCGGTTCGCCCTCTTCCTCCACCTCTCGCCCGACGGCGACAGCATCGGTTCCACCCTCGCCCTGGGACTCGCCCTGGAGCGGCTGGGCAAGCGGACGATCTGGGTGGGGGCGGACCTGCCCGGGGAGGCCTACCGATTCCTGCCCGGCGGCGACCGCTTCCGCCTGTGGAACGAGGTGGAGGAGGACTGGTCGCAGTACGACGCGGCCATCCTCCTCGACTGTGCCGACCTGGACCGCGTCGGCCCGGCGCGGTCGGCCATCGAGCGCATCGGCCGGATCATCAACGTGGACCACCACCCCTCCAACCGCCGGTACGGCGACGTCAACTACATCGAACCCTCGGCGGCCGCGGTGGGGGAGATCACCGCGCGCCTGATCGACGCGCTGGGGGTGCCCCTGGACGCCGCCATGGCGTACGGGATCTACACGGCGATCCTGACGGACACCGGCTCGTTCCAGTACGAGAACACCCGGCCCGAGACGCTGCGGCTGGCGGCGCGGCTGCTGGAGCTGGGCGTCGAGCCCCAGCGGGTGGCCCAGTCGGTCTTCGAGCAGCGGCCGCTGCGGGTGCTGCGGCTGCTGCGGGAGGCGCTGGGGACGCTGGAGGTGGGGGCCGGGGGTCGCCTGGCCTGGATGACCGTCTCCCGCGCCATGATGGACAGGGTCGGCGCCCAGCGCGGCGACACCGAGGGCTTCGTCAACTACCCGCGTTCCCTGGCCGGCGTGGAGGTCGCCCTGCTCTTCGTCGAGGAGCCCGACGGGCGGGTGCGCGTCAGCTGGCGCTCGAACCACGAGGTGGACGTCAGCCAGCTGGCCGCCCGCTTCGGCGGCGGGGGGCACGCCCGGGCGGCGGGGTGCACCCTGCCGGGTCCCCTGGACAAGGTGCGGGTGCAGGTGCTGCGGGACGTGGTGCGCCATCTGGAGGAACGGGCCGCATCCGGCGGTCCGGCGCCCGACGCCGGCCGCGGCGGGGTCGCCGGGCGGGAGGAGCGGCCGTGA
- the truB gene encoding tRNA pseudouridine(55) synthase TruB encodes MTAGRGAAGGVRRPRAATPIEGIVPVLKPPGMTSHDVVDACRRLFGIRRVGHAGTLDPAAAGVLVVCLGTATRLAEYLSDAVKAYRAEIWLGVGTDSHDSEGRLTDRRPAPAADPGLDEGRLRAALDRRRGPQLQVPPAVSAVHQQGERAYRRHRQGRSVALPPRPVTIHRLELRAWWPGPFPRLLVDVVCSKGTYVRALARDLGADLGRPATLAALIRTAQGPFALADAVTLEDLGRALAAGEGRRLVVPPARALAFLPAWVLDDADARRVAHGGRPRPRPHPWDEPADRSVLEAVAAGDAGAPAARAGAPGGRVRLLDEGGRLLAVARLEREDAGWRAIPERVLGGGAGSSARRD; translated from the coding sequence GTGACCGCCGGGCGCGGAGCGGCGGGCGGCGTCCGGCGCCCCCGTGCCGCGACGCCGATCGAGGGGATCGTCCCGGTGCTCAAGCCGCCGGGCATGACCTCCCACGACGTGGTGGACGCGTGCCGGCGGCTCTTCGGGATCCGCCGCGTCGGCCACGCGGGGACCCTGGACCCCGCCGCCGCCGGCGTGCTGGTGGTGTGCCTGGGGACGGCCACGCGGCTCGCCGAGTACCTGAGCGACGCCGTCAAGGCGTACCGCGCCGAGATCTGGCTCGGCGTGGGCACGGACAGCCACGACAGCGAGGGACGGCTGACGGACCGGCGGCCGGCGCCGGCTGCGGACCCGGGCCTCGACGAGGGCCGCCTGCGGGCGGCGCTGGACCGCCGCCGGGGACCGCAGCTGCAGGTGCCGCCGGCGGTGTCGGCGGTCCACCAGCAGGGGGAGCGGGCCTACCGGCGCCATCGCCAGGGCCGGTCGGTGGCGCTCCCGCCCCGACCGGTGACCATCCACCGCCTGGAGCTCCGGGCCTGGTGGCCGGGCCCCTTCCCGCGCCTGCTGGTGGATGTGGTCTGCAGCAAGGGCACCTACGTGCGCGCCCTGGCCCGGGACCTGGGTGCCGACCTGGGCCGGCCGGCCACGCTGGCGGCTCTGATCCGGACCGCCCAGGGGCCCTTCGCGCTGGCGGACGCCGTCACCCTGGAGGACCTGGGCCGGGCCCTGGCGGCGGGCGAGGGACGCCGCCTCGTGGTGCCGCCCGCGCGAGCCCTGGCCTTCCTGCCCGCCTGGGTGCTGGACGACGCCGACGCCCGGCGGGTGGCCCACGGCGGCCGGCCGCGGCCCCGCCCCCACCCCTGGGACGAACCGGCCGACCGGTCCGTCCTGGAGGCCGTGGCGGCGGGCGACGCCGGGGCCCCGGCCGCCAGGGCAGGGGCGCCGGGCGGGCGGGTGCGCTTGCTGGACGAGGGCGGCCGCTTGCTGGCCGTGGCCCGGCTGGAGCGCGAGGACGCCGGCTGGCGGGCGATCCCCGAGCGGGTGCTGGGCGGCGGGGCCGGTTCGTCCGCGCGACGAGACTAG
- a CDS encoding bifunctional riboflavin kinase/FAD synthetase yields MEIVHGIENWSPSGPTCVAIGTFDGVHRGHQALLRGAVAAARAQHAVAVALTFDPHPLAVLAPQRLPPLLGTLEDRLALFAALGVDRALVARFDRNLARTTAEAFTRDVLAGRLQARAVFVGYNFRFGRDGAGTPADLERWGRRWGFWTHVVPPVRIGRQAVSSSWIRGALEMGEVEAAAQGLDRLYSVTGRVIRGAGRGASLGFPTANLEVPAGLALPAPGVYAVWVRVGGALHRGVANLGRRPTFGGGELRLEVHLLDVAVPLYGQRIRVGFVRRLREERRFAGPAQLAEQIRRDVAAARQILQEPPTADPLLGAATPGD; encoded by the coding sequence ATGGAGATCGTCCACGGCATCGAGAACTGGTCGCCGTCGGGGCCGACGTGCGTCGCCATCGGCACCTTCGACGGCGTGCACCGGGGTCACCAGGCCCTGCTGCGCGGTGCCGTCGCCGCCGCCCGCGCTCAGCACGCCGTGGCGGTGGCGCTGACCTTCGACCCGCACCCGCTGGCCGTCCTGGCCCCCCAGCGCCTGCCGCCGCTCCTCGGCACGCTGGAGGACCGGCTGGCCCTGTTCGCGGCCCTGGGCGTGGATCGCGCCCTGGTGGCGCGGTTCGACCGGAACCTGGCGCGCACCACCGCCGAGGCGTTCACCCGCGACGTGCTGGCGGGCCGCCTCCAGGCGCGGGCGGTGTTCGTCGGGTACAACTTCCGCTTCGGCCGCGACGGCGCCGGCACCCCCGCCGACCTGGAGCGGTGGGGCCGGCGGTGGGGCTTCTGGACCCATGTGGTGCCGCCGGTGCGCATCGGCCGTCAGGCCGTCTCCAGCAGCTGGATCCGCGGCGCCCTGGAGATGGGCGAGGTGGAGGCCGCCGCCCAGGGGCTGGACCGCCTCTACTCGGTGACGGGCCGGGTGATCCGGGGCGCGGGGCGCGGCGCCAGCCTGGGATTCCCCACGGCGAACCTGGAGGTGCCGGCGGGGCTGGCCCTGCCGGCCCCGGGGGTCTACGCCGTGTGGGTGCGGGTGGGCGGGGCGCTGCATCGCGGGGTGGCCAACTTGGGGCGCCGGCCGACCTTCGGCGGCGGCGAGCTGCGCCTGGAGGTCCACCTGCTGGACGTGGCCGTCCCGCTCTACGGGCAGCGGATCCGGGTGGGCTTCGTGCGCCGGCTGCGGGAGGAGCGGCGCTTCGCGGGGCCTGCACAGCTGGCGGAGCAGATCCGTCGCGACGTGGCCGCCGCCCGCCAGATCCTGCAGGAGCCGCCGACGGCGGACCCGCTGCTGGGCGCGGCGACGCCGGGCGACTAG